A region from the Riemerella anatipestifer genome encodes:
- the bioD gene encoding dethiobiotin synthase, producing MKLFVTGIGTEVGKTMISAILVEALGADYWKPIQAGDLDFSDTDKVKNLVTRTDVSFHPNAYTLNTPASPHYSAELDGISINLESMIEPLTDNDLVIEGAGGVMVPINDKDTFLDFIKEDYKVVLVSRNYLGSINHTLMTYEVLKNKGVDFLGIVFNGEANPSTEQIIISKTQLEVIGRVAEEPIWNKETVRKYASIFNANFFKK from the coding sequence GAGGTTGGCAAAACTATGATTTCTGCCATATTGGTAGAGGCTTTAGGAGCTGATTATTGGAAACCTATACAAGCAGGAGATTTAGACTTTTCGGATACAGATAAAGTGAAAAATTTAGTTACTCGTACAGATGTATCGTTTCACCCAAATGCTTATACCCTTAATACACCTGCTAGTCCGCATTATTCAGCAGAATTAGATGGTATATCTATCAATCTTGAATCTATGATAGAACCTCTTACCGATAACGATTTGGTGATAGAAGGTGCAGGTGGTGTGATGGTTCCCATAAATGATAAGGATACTTTTTTAGATTTTATTAAGGAAGATTATAAGGTGGTTTTAGTTTCTAGAAACTATTTAGGAAGTATCAACCATACTTTAATGACTTACGAAGTGCTTAAAAATAAAGGCGTTGATTTTTTAGGTATTGTATTTAATGGAGAAGCTAATCCTTCCACAGAACAGATTATCATCTCTAAAACTCAACTAGAAGTAATAGGTAGGGTGGCGGAAGAACCAATATGGAATAAAGAAACAGTACGAAAATACGCTTCTATTTTTAATGCTAATTTTTTCAAAAAATGA
- the bioA gene encoding adenosylmethionine--8-amino-7-oxononanoate transaminase, which produces MNWSEKDLEYNWHPYTQHKGLKELPVIVKGKGEFLWDTNGKCYIDGIASWWVNPFGHSNPVLAEAIYNQLNTLEHVLFGGFTHTKAIELSERLLGLLPSNQKKVFYSDNGSTAVEIAIKAALQFFYNKGLKKTKIIAFENAFHGDTFGAMAASGISFFTEAFKNSLIEVERIPVPTKGNEVRCIKQFETLVKTDGFACFIFEPLVLGAAGMQMYDAEPLNQLITIAKQNEVFTIADEVMTGFGKTGKTFASEYLSQQPDMMCLSKALTGGTIPMAVTSFSEAVFQGFYDDDVNKALFHGHTFTANPTGCAAALATINLLLTDEMQGHIKRVHQSHLKFLKQLEGKKVANIRVLGVILAFELEVDGKHDYYGDLRNRLYQFFIEQGVILRPVGNTIYVLPPYTISDESLNIIYQKILEGVDKFGEVL; this is translated from the coding sequence ATGAATTGGAGCGAAAAAGACTTAGAATACAATTGGCACCCTTACACACAACATAAAGGGCTAAAAGAACTCCCTGTGATTGTGAAGGGCAAAGGTGAGTTTTTATGGGATACTAATGGTAAATGCTATATAGACGGCATTGCCAGCTGGTGGGTTAATCCGTTTGGGCATAGTAATCCTGTTTTGGCGGAAGCGATTTATAACCAGCTTAATACTTTAGAACATGTGTTGTTTGGAGGTTTTACGCATACCAAAGCAATTGAACTTTCGGAGCGGTTACTAGGTTTATTGCCCTCTAATCAAAAAAAGGTATTTTACTCGGATAATGGTTCTACGGCGGTGGAAATAGCTATCAAGGCTGCTCTCCAATTTTTTTATAATAAAGGTTTAAAAAAAACAAAGATTATTGCTTTTGAAAATGCTTTTCACGGAGATACCTTTGGGGCAATGGCGGCTAGTGGGATTTCATTTTTTACTGAAGCCTTTAAAAACTCTCTTATAGAAGTAGAAAGAATTCCTGTACCTACCAAAGGAAACGAGGTAAGATGCATTAAACAATTTGAAACTTTGGTAAAAACAGATGGGTTTGCGTGTTTTATTTTTGAACCATTAGTGCTTGGTGCGGCAGGAATGCAAATGTACGATGCAGAGCCTCTCAACCAATTGATTACTATTGCTAAACAAAACGAAGTGTTTACCATAGCCGATGAGGTTATGACGGGTTTTGGTAAAACGGGCAAAACTTTTGCTAGTGAATATCTTTCTCAGCAGCCAGATATGATGTGCCTCTCTAAAGCTCTAACGGGAGGAACTATACCTATGGCGGTTACTAGCTTTTCGGAGGCGGTATTTCAAGGGTTTTATGATGATGATGTTAATAAAGCCTTATTTCATGGGCATACTTTCACGGCTAATCCTACGGGCTGTGCGGCGGCTTTAGCAACGATAAATCTCTTGCTTACAGACGAAATGCAAGGGCATATTAAACGGGTTCATCAGTCTCACCTTAAATTTTTGAAACAACTAGAAGGAAAAAAAGTTGCTAATATTAGAGTGCTAGGTGTTATTTTAGCATTTGAGTTAGAGGTAGATGGTAAGCACGATTATTATGGAGATTTAAGAAATAGACTATATCAGTTTTTTATAGAGCAAGGGGTAATTCTTCGTCCAGTAGGTAATACGATTTATGTGTTACCGCCTTATACTATTTCTGATGAAAGTCTCAATATCATTTACCAAAAAATATTGGAGGGTGTAGATAAATTTGGAGAGGTTTTATGA
- a CDS encoding DNA adenine methylase, whose translation MAVVSKQHLKKIKSPLNYIGGKTKILDQILPLFPRDIDTFIDLFAGGCNVGINVTANKVYFNDNLTYLIEMYKAFQKNELDKTIAHIEGRINEFQLSLTNEEGYKCMRETYNKQKHPLDLFVLIAFSFNHQIRFNNNHEFNNPFGRDRSSFNPSMKHNLERFIISLKETEAYFTHFCFNNFDFSSLTSRDFVYCDPPYLITTGTYNDGKRGFKGWTEKEEKQLLGLLDNLDKRNVKFGLSNVLEHKGKSNNILKKWIENNPSYYVNYISTHYSNSNYQTRNKQASIEVLITNYQPQMQQKEKTLFDDF comes from the coding sequence ATGGCTGTAGTAAGTAAACAACATTTAAAAAAAATCAAATCTCCTCTTAATTATATCGGTGGTAAAACTAAGATTTTAGACCAAATTTTACCGTTATTTCCGAGAGATATTGATACCTTTATTGATTTGTTTGCTGGTGGTTGTAATGTTGGTATAAATGTAACAGCCAATAAGGTTTATTTCAACGATAATCTAACTTATCTAATAGAAATGTATAAAGCGTTTCAAAAAAATGAGTTAGACAAAACGATTGCTCATATTGAAGGAAGAATAAACGAATTTCAGCTTTCTTTAACAAACGAAGAAGGGTACAAGTGTATGCGAGAAACATACAATAAGCAAAAGCATCCATTAGATTTATTTGTCCTCATCGCTTTTTCTTTTAATCACCAAATTCGCTTTAATAATAACCACGAGTTTAATAATCCTTTTGGGAGAGATAGAAGTAGCTTTAACCCTTCTATGAAACATAATTTGGAAAGGTTTATTATTAGTTTAAAAGAAACAGAAGCTTATTTTACTCATTTCTGCTTCAATAACTTTGATTTTAGTTCTCTCACAAGCAGGGATTTTGTTTACTGTGACCCTCCTTATCTCATTACAACTGGAACCTATAATGATGGGAAGAGAGGTTTTAAGGGTTGGACAGAAAAAGAGGAAAAACAACTTTTAGGATTGTTAGATAATTTAGATAAAAGGAATGTGAAATTTGGCTTATCTAATGTACTGGAGCATAAAGGAAAATCAAATAATATTCTAAAAAAATGGATAGAAAACAACCCTAGCTATTACGTCAATTACATTAGCACTCACTATTCTAATTCAAACTATCAAACAAGAAATAAGCAGGCAAGCATTGAAGTTCTGATAACAAACTACCAACCACAGATGCAACAAAAAGAAAAAACGCTTTTTGACGACTTCTAA
- a CDS encoding DNA adenine methylase: MRYIGNKENLLDKIYQVIRSKHIQGNSFFDFFAGTTSVGKFFKKMGYQVYSCDLMYFSYVLQQAYISNNQELKFEKLLTHLNFQSASLFTSPLNTILEYLNHIEPIEGFISKNYTPLGTSHLQTPRMYYSNENGKIIDSVRQKIETWKTEGLIDKNEYFVLLACLIETVPYYANITGVYAAFRKKWDPRATKKMILRPIEFIVNNKENFAYNQNSIELLDQVEADIFYLDPPYNQRQYAPNYHLLETIAKYDNPTIRGVAGLRDYQNQKSKFCNATTAVKELEIIAQKGKYKTLILSYNTEGIMKQENIIATLEKFGKVELIEFEYLRYKSNNNGESKTKKFIKEQLYILRKNV; the protein is encoded by the coding sequence ATGAGATATATTGGAAATAAAGAAAACTTACTAGATAAGATCTATCAAGTAATTCGTTCAAAACATATTCAAGGAAATTCCTTTTTTGATTTTTTTGCTGGCACAACAAGTGTAGGTAAATTTTTTAAGAAAATGGGGTATCAAGTGTACTCCTGTGATTTAATGTATTTTTCCTATGTTTTACAGCAAGCATATATTTCAAATAATCAGGAACTAAAGTTTGAAAAATTATTAACTCACTTAAATTTTCAGAGTGCCTCACTTTTTACCTCTCCTTTAAATACTATTTTGGAGTATTTGAATCATATTGAACCTATAGAAGGTTTTATTTCAAAAAATTATACTCCATTAGGTACTTCCCACCTACAAACTCCGCGAATGTATTATTCAAATGAAAACGGAAAAATAATAGATTCTGTTAGACAAAAAATTGAGACTTGGAAAACAGAGGGTTTGATAGACAAGAACGAATATTTTGTCTTACTAGCGTGCTTAATAGAGACAGTGCCCTATTACGCAAACATTACGGGAGTTTACGCTGCTTTTAGAAAAAAATGGGATCCAAGGGCGACAAAAAAAATGATTTTAAGACCTATTGAATTTATTGTAAACAATAAGGAAAACTTTGCCTATAATCAAAACTCTATTGAATTATTAGACCAAGTAGAAGCAGATATTTTTTATCTCGATCCGCCTTACAATCAAAGACAATATGCCCCTAATTACCATTTATTAGAAACCATTGCAAAATATGATAATCCTACCATTAGAGGCGTAGCTGGATTAAGGGATTATCAAAATCAAAAATCAAAATTTTGCAATGCTACTACTGCTGTTAAAGAACTTGAAATAATTGCTCAAAAGGGAAAGTATAAAACTTTGATATTAAGTTATAATACGGAAGGAATTATGAAACAAGAAAACATAATTGCTACATTAGAAAAATTTGGGAAAGTAGAACTTATAGAGTTTGAATATCTGAGATATAAAAGTAACAATAACGGGGAAAGTAAAACAAAAAAATTTATTAAAGAACAATTATATATACTGCGAAAAAATGTCTAA
- a CDS encoding DNA-binding domain-containing protein: MNTLKAWLRPNLLTKDDPNDFVAVPLLGGSLGITEIIDALKKEGMEIQTETAVDIITRFNRKASELVLNGYSVNTGLVYMRPAIKGVFYDKTWDKEKHSVYVNVNQGTDLRKAANDTKIEILGEQSSPMSVFSITDKATGKADGTLTKGKNAEIKGTYIKIDGDNPKNGIVFKNLDTQNEVKLTKDNIVLNEPSRLLILVPSDLEAGNYELSITTQSSTGSVLLKEPRTERLPNPVVIV, translated from the coding sequence ATGAATACTTTAAAAGCGTGGTTGCGTCCCAACCTACTCACCAAAGATGACCCTAACGATTTTGTAGCCGTGCCTCTCTTAGGTGGTAGCCTTGGCATTACAGAAATCATAGATGCCCTCAAAAAAGAGGGTATGGAGATACAAACCGAGACCGCAGTAGATATTATCACTCGTTTTAACCGTAAGGCTTCGGAGTTGGTGCTCAATGGGTACAGCGTAAATACTGGATTAGTGTATATGCGTCCTGCCATCAAAGGTGTGTTTTACGACAAAACTTGGGATAAAGAGAAGCACTCGGTGTATGTAAATGTCAATCAAGGCACCGACCTAAGAAAAGCTGCCAACGATACCAAAATAGAAATCCTCGGCGAGCAATCCAGCCCAATGAGTGTGTTCAGCATCACCGATAAAGCTACTGGCAAAGCAGACGGCACCCTTACCAAAGGCAAGAATGCGGAAATCAAAGGCACTTATATTAAAATAGACGGCGACAATCCTAAAAATGGCATCGTCTTTAAAAACCTAGACACCCAAAACGAGGTAAAGCTAACCAAAGACAATATTGTGCTTAACGAGCCATCAAGGTTACTCATTCTCGTGCCTTCGGATTTAGAAGCGGGTAACTATGAGCTAAGTATTACCACACAAAGCAGCACTGGTTCCGTCTTACTAAAGGAACCAAGAACAGAACGACTGCCTAATCCCGTGGTTATTGTCTAG
- a CDS encoding RsmB/NOP family class I SAM-dependent RNA methyltransferase, which translates to MQLIHRNLLIGIHDALRETFFEKNKYADKVIERLLKANKKWGSQDRAVVSEIFYNIIRWKKRLEYYMGEGVKPNNIYRLILAYLLWSETHYKKFEEFDGIKIADIITKLKKNTVPTKAIEHSIPEWLAETLEKELGEAWEKEMIALNQQAATVLRANTLKTTPKELVADLNDEGVECHNLKNYPEAIELKEKKNVFLISAFKDGLFEVQDAGSQKIAHFLEVKEGMRVVDACAGAGGKTLHIAALMKNKGQIIALDIFEWKLAELKRRAKRAGAHNIETRFIEDNKVIKRLHEKADRLLLDVPCSGLGVLKRNPDSKWKIDTDFIERIKKEQQQILQDYSKILKKGGKMVYATCSILPSENQNQVKTFLATNPNFRLIKDQSLLPSEGYDGFYMALIERLED; encoded by the coding sequence ATGCAACTTATACACCGCAACCTACTTATTGGCATACACGACGCACTTAGAGAAACCTTTTTTGAGAAAAACAAATACGCCGACAAGGTCATAGAACGACTGCTAAAAGCCAACAAAAAATGGGGGAGCCAAGATAGAGCGGTGGTTTCAGAGATATTTTATAACATTATCCGTTGGAAAAAACGCCTAGAATACTATATGGGCGAAGGCGTAAAGCCCAACAATATCTATAGGCTTATCCTCGCTTATTTGCTTTGGAGCGAAACGCATTATAAAAAGTTTGAAGAATTTGACGGAATTAAAATAGCCGACATCATCACCAAACTGAAAAAAAATACCGTCCCTACCAAAGCCATAGAACATTCTATCCCTGAATGGCTCGCGGAAACACTAGAAAAAGAACTTGGCGAAGCATGGGAAAAAGAAATGATAGCCCTTAACCAACAAGCAGCTACTGTACTAAGAGCCAACACACTCAAGACAACGCCAAAGGAGTTGGTAGCAGACTTAAACGACGAGGGCGTGGAATGCCACAACCTCAAAAACTACCCTGAAGCCATAGAGCTAAAGGAAAAGAAAAATGTTTTCCTTATCTCTGCTTTTAAAGACGGATTGTTTGAAGTACAAGATGCAGGGTCTCAAAAAATTGCTCATTTCTTAGAGGTTAAAGAAGGTATGAGAGTGGTAGATGCTTGTGCAGGTGCAGGCGGCAAGACACTTCACATCGCTGCCCTGATGAAAAACAAAGGGCAAATTATTGCTTTAGATATTTTTGAGTGGAAACTTGCCGAACTAAAACGCCGAGCTAAAAGAGCGGGAGCTCACAACATAGAAACTAGATTTATAGAGGACAACAAAGTTATTAAAAGGCTACACGAAAAAGCTGACCGCCTTCTACTAGATGTACCTTGTTCTGGATTGGGCGTTCTAAAAAGAAACCCCGATTCTAAATGGAAAATAGATACCGATTTTATAGAAAGAATAAAGAAAGAGCAGCAACAAATCCTCCAAGATTATTCTAAAATCCTAAAAAAAGGAGGTAAGATGGTGTATGCTACCTGCTCTATCCTACCATCAGAAAACCAAAATCAGGTAAAAACATTCTTGGCTACAAACCCTAACTTTAGACTTATCAAAGACCAAAGCCTCCTCCCTAGCGAGGGCTACGATGGTTTCTACATGGCTCTTATAGAAAGATTGGAAGATTAA
- a CDS encoding CCA tRNA nucleotidyltransferase, with the protein MEKYINLNQNRNLKLFKTISKVAEERGQTAYIVGGYVRDLLMKRQVPTDIDFVTEQSGIELAQAVAKELDSNLKVSVFKTYGTAMIKWKGLELEFVGARKESYSEDSRKPAVEQGSLEDDQKRRDFTINAMAISLGKEDFGRLVDPFGGVQDLELKTLKTPLEPLQTYSDDPLRMMRAIRFASTLNFKVEQNSLDAIKQEANRIKIVSMERIMVEFNKIMLSEKPSIGLKLLDDTGLLEKIIPELTALKGIEEIEGQTHKDNFYHTLEVVDNISKHTDKLWLRWSALLHDIGKAPTKKFVDGTGWTFHGHEFLGSKMAKPLFQRLKLPLGADLKYVQKMVKLSSRPIALVTDDTSDAALRRLLFDAGEDLEDLFTLCKADITTKNTKKQERFRKNFEYVAQKIKEVEEKDQIRNFQPPISGEEIMALFQLQPGREIGILKEKVKEAILEGEISNTPEEAKDFVIKEAEKIGLKLSV; encoded by the coding sequence ATGGAAAAATATATCAATCTTAATCAGAATAGAAATCTTAAACTGTTTAAAACTATCTCTAAAGTAGCGGAGGAGAGAGGGCAGACGGCGTATATTGTGGGAGGTTATGTGAGGGATTTGCTTATGAAAAGACAAGTGCCTACGGATATAGATTTTGTAACGGAGCAAAGTGGGATAGAGTTGGCACAAGCGGTGGCAAAGGAGCTGGATTCTAATCTGAAAGTATCGGTATTCAAGACCTATGGGACTGCTATGATAAAGTGGAAAGGGCTAGAATTGGAATTCGTAGGTGCGAGAAAAGAAAGCTATTCGGAAGATAGCCGAAAGCCTGCTGTGGAGCAAGGAAGCCTAGAAGATGACCAAAAACGCCGCGATTTTACCATCAATGCGATGGCAATCTCTCTAGGAAAGGAAGATTTTGGACGTTTGGTGGACCCTTTTGGTGGAGTACAGGATTTAGAGTTAAAAACTCTGAAAACTCCGCTAGAGCCTCTGCAAACTTATTCTGATGACCCTCTTAGAATGATGAGAGCGATTAGATTTGCTTCTACGCTTAATTTTAAGGTGGAACAAAATTCTCTAGATGCGATAAAACAGGAAGCCAACAGGATAAAGATAGTCTCAATGGAGCGTATTATGGTAGAGTTTAACAAAATAATGCTTTCCGAAAAACCATCTATAGGCTTGAAACTCTTAGATGATACAGGACTTTTGGAGAAGATTATCCCCGAACTTACCGCTCTTAAAGGTATAGAAGAAATAGAAGGACAAACGCATAAAGACAATTTTTACCATACACTAGAAGTAGTAGATAACATCTCTAAACATACGGATAAACTTTGGTTGCGATGGTCGGCACTATTGCACGATATTGGGAAAGCACCTACCAAGAAATTTGTAGATGGTACTGGGTGGACTTTCCACGGACACGAGTTTTTAGGTTCTAAGATGGCTAAACCTCTTTTTCAGCGATTGAAGTTGCCTCTAGGGGCAGACTTAAAGTATGTGCAGAAAATGGTAAAACTTTCATCTAGGCCTATTGCTCTGGTAACAGATGATACTTCTGATGCGGCTCTTAGACGCTTGTTGTTTGATGCAGGGGAAGATTTGGAAGACTTGTTCACGCTATGTAAGGCTGATATTACTACTAAAAACACCAAAAAACAAGAACGCTTTAGAAAGAACTTTGAGTATGTTGCTCAAAAAATAAAAGAGGTAGAGGAGAAAGACCAAATAAGAAATTTCCAGCCGCCTATTTCTGGGGAGGAAATAATGGCTTTGTTCCAACTACAACCAGGTAGAGAAATTGGGATTTTAAAGGAAAAAGTAAAAGAAGCAATTTTGGAAGGTGAAATTTCTAACACTCCCGAAGAAGCTAAAGATTTCGTAATAAAAGAAGCGGAAAAAATAGGATTGAAACTTAGTGTTTAA
- a CDS encoding aconitate hydratase encodes MTFDFDMIKKVYSDFENRVNAAREFMGRPLTYSEKILCAHLFSEQKPEAFKRGESYVDFAPDRVAMQDATAQMALLQFMQAGKAKVAVPSTVHADHLIQARVGADKDLQEAENKNNEVYQFLQSVSNKYGIGFWKPGAGIIHQVVLENYAFPGGMMIGTDSHTPNAGGLGMVAIGVGGADAVDVMAGMPWELKFPKMIGIKLTGKLNGWTSAKDVILKVAGILTVKGGTGAIVEYFGEGAEALSCTGKGTICNMGAEIGATTSIFAYDNNMGEYLRSTGREDLAEAADAIKNVLRADEEVYANPEKYYDQVIEINLSELEPHLNGPFSPDIATPISKMKEEAEKNGWPTKVEVGLIGSCTNSSYEDISRAASVAKQAQEKNLKVAAEYTITPGSEQVRFTVERDGYLDTFDKIGGKVFANACGPCIGQWAREGAEKQEKNTIVHSFNRNFSKRADGNPNTYAFVASPELVTALAIAGDLTFDPRKDKLTNQNGEEVLLDEPQGFELPPRGFDVEDAGYIAPAEDGSQVQVKVAPESDRLQLLDAFPAWNGENVMGAKLLIKAFGKCTTDHISMAGPWLKYRGHLDNIANNTLIGAVNAFNMETNKVKNELTGEYMEVPASARAYKAAGIKTVIVGDNNYGEGSSREHAAMQPRHLGAMAVLVKSFARIHETNLKKQGMLALTFANEADYDKIKEGDTFNFVDLAEFAPGKPVTIELVHTDGSKDTILANHTYNDGQIGWFRAGSALNLIKQQQQK; translated from the coding sequence ATGACTTTTGACTTTGATATGATTAAGAAAGTTTACTCTGATTTTGAGAACAGAGTAAACGCTGCGAGAGAGTTTATGGGAAGACCTCTTACCTATTCTGAAAAAATCCTTTGTGCTCACCTTTTCTCTGAACAGAAACCAGAAGCTTTCAAGAGAGGAGAATCTTATGTAGACTTTGCTCCAGATAGAGTAGCAATGCAAGATGCTACGGCACAGATGGCTCTTTTACAGTTTATGCAAGCAGGTAAGGCTAAAGTGGCAGTACCTTCTACAGTACACGCAGACCACCTTATACAAGCTCGTGTAGGAGCAGATAAAGATTTACAAGAAGCTGAAAATAAAAATAACGAAGTTTATCAATTCCTTCAATCGGTATCTAACAAATATGGTATTGGATTCTGGAAGCCAGGAGCTGGGATTATCCACCAAGTAGTGTTGGAAAATTATGCATTCCCTGGTGGTATGATGATTGGTACCGACTCACACACACCTAACGCAGGTGGTTTGGGTATGGTAGCCATAGGTGTAGGTGGTGCTGATGCTGTAGATGTAATGGCAGGAATGCCGTGGGAACTTAAATTCCCAAAAATGATAGGTATCAAACTTACAGGTAAACTTAATGGTTGGACTTCTGCTAAAGATGTTATTCTAAAAGTAGCAGGTATCCTTACCGTAAAAGGAGGTACTGGTGCTATTGTAGAATACTTTGGTGAAGGTGCTGAAGCTTTATCTTGTACAGGTAAAGGTACTATCTGTAATATGGGTGCAGAGATAGGTGCTACTACTTCTATTTTCGCTTACGATAATAACATGGGGGAGTATCTTCGTTCTACAGGCAGAGAAGATTTAGCTGAAGCTGCCGACGCTATCAAAAATGTACTTCGTGCAGATGAGGAAGTTTACGCTAATCCTGAAAAATACTACGACCAAGTTATTGAAATCAACCTTTCTGAATTAGAACCACACTTAAACGGACCTTTCTCTCCAGATATTGCAACACCTATTTCAAAAATGAAAGAGGAGGCAGAGAAAAACGGTTGGCCTACTAAGGTTGAAGTAGGATTAATTGGTTCTTGTACCAACTCTTCTTACGAAGATATTTCTCGTGCCGCTTCCGTAGCGAAACAAGCTCAAGAGAAAAACTTAAAAGTAGCTGCAGAATACACTATTACACCAGGTTCTGAACAAGTAAGATTTACTGTAGAAAGAGATGGCTATTTAGATACTTTTGATAAAATCGGAGGTAAAGTATTTGCTAACGCTTGTGGACCTTGTATTGGACAATGGGCTAGAGAAGGTGCTGAAAAACAAGAAAAAAATACGATTGTACACTCGTTCAACAGAAACTTCTCTAAGAGAGCAGATGGTAACCCTAACACTTATGCTTTCGTAGCTTCTCCAGAATTAGTAACGGCGTTAGCTATTGCAGGAGATTTAACTTTTGACCCTAGAAAAGACAAATTAACTAACCAAAACGGAGAAGAAGTTTTATTAGACGAACCTCAAGGGTTTGAACTTCCTCCAAGAGGATTTGATGTTGAAGACGCAGGCTATATTGCTCCAGCAGAAGATGGTTCTCAAGTTCAAGTAAAAGTAGCTCCAGAGTCTGACAGACTACAATTACTAGACGCTTTCCCTGCTTGGAACGGAGAAAATGTAATGGGTGCTAAATTGTTAATTAAAGCCTTTGGTAAATGTACTACAGACCACATTTCTATGGCTGGACCTTGGTTAAAATACAGAGGACACCTAGATAATATCGCTAACAATACTCTTATTGGTGCTGTAAACGCATTCAATATGGAAACCAACAAGGTTAAAAACGAACTTACTGGCGAATATATGGAAGTTCCTGCATCAGCGAGAGCTTACAAAGCAGCTGGTATTAAAACGGTTATCGTTGGGGACAACAACTACGGCGAAGGTTCTTCTCGTGAGCACGCTGCAATGCAACCTAGACATTTAGGAGCTATGGCGGTTCTAGTAAAATCTTTCGCTCGTATCCACGAAACTAACCTTAAAAAACAAGGTATGTTAGCTCTTACTTTTGCAAACGAAGCTGATTATGACAAAATCAAAGAAGGAGATACTTTCAACTTTGTAGATTTAGCTGAATTCGCTCCAGGTAAGCCTGTTACTATTGAGTTAGTACACACAGATGGTTCTAAAGATACTATCTTAGCTAACCACACTTATAACGATGGACAAATAGGTTGGTTTAGAGCTGGTTCTGCATTGAACTTGATTAAGCAACAGCAACAGAAATAA
- a CDS encoding GLPGLI family protein, which yields MKHFILSTLCLFVMNWGLSQNQRFTYEYKFTVDSTKKDSLISEIMNLDIYKEKSVFYSKIKQENDSIINQEFKKQSQISSGNINLGHLKDMKRAKVKDWVLKTYPNYEVELYTKIGFDDYAVRDERKMQWKIIPEHETFKNWKVQKATTEFAGRKWTAWFTTDIPIPDGPYKFHGLPGLIVKMEDHQKMFSFELVGSQKINNTQEVNLTDKLINLVKIDRKQFKKAFQENRSDPTKSLRMMGGNVILKASINGKEVSQSELIKKMEKSAKEKMKRENSFIEQDWIE from the coding sequence ATGAAACATTTTATTCTATCAACCCTCTGCTTATTCGTAATGAACTGGGGCTTGAGTCAAAACCAAAGATTCACTTATGAGTACAAATTTACTGTGGATTCTACTAAAAAAGACTCTCTAATTTCAGAAATTATGAATTTAGATATTTATAAGGAAAAATCGGTATTCTATAGTAAAATAAAACAAGAAAATGATTCTATAATCAATCAAGAATTTAAAAAACAAAGTCAAATTTCTTCTGGTAACATTAACCTTGGTCATCTGAAAGATATGAAAAGAGCCAAGGTTAAAGATTGGGTACTAAAAACTTATCCAAATTATGAAGTAGAGCTTTATACCAAAATAGGTTTTGATGATTATGCCGTACGTGATGAAAGAAAAATGCAATGGAAAATCATTCCAGAACACGAAACCTTTAAGAATTGGAAAGTTCAAAAAGCTACCACTGAATTTGCAGGTAGAAAATGGACAGCGTGGTTTACCACAGATATTCCTATTCCAGACGGACCATACAAGTTTCACGGCCTACCAGGGTTAATTGTAAAAATGGAAGATCACCAAAAAATGTTTTCATTTGAACTCGTTGGTAGCCAAAAAATAAACAATACTCAAGAAGTGAACCTTACCGACAAACTAATAAATTTAGTTAAAATAGATAGAAAACAATTCAAGAAAGCATTTCAGGAAAACCGTTCAGACCCTACTAAATCCCTTAGGATGATGGGAGGTAATGTAATATTAAAAGCCTCTATCAACGGAAAAGAAGTTTCTCAAAGCGAACTCATAAAAAAGATGGAAAAAAGTGCTAAAGAAAAGATGAAACGAGAAAATAGTTTCATAGAGCAAGATTGGATAGAGTAA